The Lachnospiraceae bacterium oral taxon 500 genome window below encodes:
- the hrcA gene encoding heat-inducible transcription repressor HrcA, which produces MKLDERKQEILKAIINNYFETALPVGSRTISKQYNLGVSPATIRNEMSDLEELGFIIQPHASAGRIPSDKGYRLYVDMVMQLQKSEYRKLVYLEELKASAGRIEDLLKSIAKRLAEETNYATLVSTPQYKKTRIRNIQLVEVSSQDLLVIVVAERNQVKDHLIHLEQPVNQELLTRLSVCINQELRGMSLEDIDLNCIHRIKGNDSQEQRIMSEVLDVIFRAIQQMDEADIFTYGASNMMKLPEFQDVSKASSIMRALEQEEILEDIINTTFESDDGNVKIVIGEENNIQDLKDLSLITTSYHINGEKAGAIAIIGPKRMDYENTISNLRVLIKDIDELLTHLSRR; this is translated from the coding sequence ATGAAGCTGGATGAGCGTAAGCAGGAAATACTGAAAGCCATTATTAATAATTACTTTGAAACTGCTTTGCCGGTCGGCTCGAGGACGATTTCAAAACAGTATAATTTAGGTGTTTCGCCGGCGACGATTCGCAATGAAATGAGCGATTTGGAAGAGCTTGGTTTTATTATTCAGCCGCATGCTTCGGCCGGGCGGATTCCCTCGGATAAGGGCTACCGGTTGTATGTTGACATGGTGATGCAGCTGCAAAAATCCGAGTATCGGAAATTGGTGTATCTGGAAGAATTAAAGGCCAGTGCCGGTCGGATTGAAGATTTGCTCAAATCCATTGCCAAAAGGCTGGCTGAGGAAACCAATTACGCTACTCTGGTCAGTACACCGCAATATAAGAAAACCCGAATCCGCAACATTCAGCTGGTCGAGGTCAGCAGTCAGGATTTGCTGGTCATTGTGGTGGCGGAAAGAAATCAGGTCAAGGATCACTTGATTCATTTGGAGCAGCCGGTTAACCAAGAACTTTTGACCCGGTTGTCAGTTTGCATTAATCAGGAACTGCGAGGCATGAGTCTGGAGGATATTGATTTAAACTGTATCCATCGGATTAAAGGCAATGACAGTCAGGAGCAAAGAATTATGTCGGAAGTACTTGATGTTATCTTCCGGGCTATTCAGCAGATGGACGAAGCGGATATTTTTACCTACGGGGCATCGAATATGATGAAGCTGCCGGAGTTTCAGGATGTCAGTAAGGCATCATCGATCATGCGGGCGCTGGAACAGGAGGAAATTTTAGAGGATATCATCAATACGACCTTTGAAAGCGACGACGGCAATGTTAAGATTGTCATCGGCGAAGAAAATAATATTCAGGACTTAAAAGACCTGAGTTTGATCACTACCAGCTACCATATCAACGGGGAAAAAGCGGGAGCAATAGCGATTATCGGGCCGAAGCGGATGGATTATGAAAACACGATTTCCAATCTGCGGGTGCTGATTAAAGACATTGACGAGTTGCTGACGCATCTTTCCCGGCGGTAG
- a CDS encoding coproporphyrinogen III oxidase — translation MKEKEFGVYVHIPFCARKCNYCDFLSGPAPAAVRERYVQALTKEICLTEERTKGTVKTIFFGGGTPSVLTAEQMRTLLEALRTNFTVQPQAEISMEVNPGVLRPETLTAYRQAGINRLSIGLQSADNVELRALGRIHSYEQFAENYRLARQAGFANINVDLMLAIPGQTKASLCRSLERVTALRPEHLSVYSLILEEGTPFYERQDTLNLPDEETEREMYWLADRYLAANGYRAYEISNYAVPGRECRHNLIYWSDEDYIGLGIGAASYWEGVRYQNTEDIGAYLKDSCPQQIRQITEERNEQRHLEEYLFLGLRKRAGIELAELNRRFDRPLERLYAQEMKSWTEQGLLCIENGFLRLTKRGIDVSNRVFAELIRTE, via the coding sequence ATGAAAGAAAAAGAGTTTGGTGTTTATGTTCATATTCCGTTTTGCGCGCGAAAGTGCAATTACTGCGACTTCCTGTCCGGTCCGGCTCCGGCCGCGGTGCGGGAGCGCTATGTGCAGGCGCTGACCAAAGAGATTTGTTTGACCGAGGAAAGAACGAAAGGAACGGTGAAAACCATTTTTTTCGGCGGCGGAACACCGTCCGTGCTTACAGCGGAGCAAATGCGGACGCTGCTGGAAGCGCTGCGGACGAACTTTACTGTTCAGCCGCAAGCCGAGATTTCGATGGAGGTCAATCCCGGGGTTTTGCGCCCGGAAACGCTGACCGCTTACCGCCAGGCTGGCATCAACCGGCTCAGTATCGGCTTACAGTCAGCGGATAACGTGGAGCTTCGCGCTTTGGGGCGGATTCACAGCTATGAGCAGTTTGCGGAAAATTACCGCTTAGCCAGACAGGCCGGATTTGCCAACATCAATGTGGATTTGATGTTGGCGATTCCCGGTCAGACCAAGGCGAGCCTGTGCCGGAGCTTGGAGCGGGTTACTGCGCTGCGGCCGGAACATCTTTCGGTTTACAGTTTAATCCTGGAAGAAGGCACGCCTTTTTATGAGCGACAGGACACGCTAAATTTGCCGGATGAAGAAACCGAGCGGGAAATGTATTGGCTGGCGGACAGGTATTTGGCCGCAAATGGTTATCGGGCTTATGAGATTTCCAATTACGCTGTGCCGGGCAGAGAATGCCGCCATAATCTGATTTACTGGTCAGATGAGGATTATATCGGCTTAGGGATAGGCGCGGCCTCGTATTGGGAGGGCGTGCGCTACCAAAATACCGAAGATATCGGGGCATATCTAAAGGACAGCTGTCCGCAGCAGATTCGGCAGATTACCGAAGAACGAAATGAGCAGAGGCATTTGGAAGAGTATTTATTTTTAGGTCTGCGCAAGCGGGCGGGGATTGAACTGGCTGAATTAAACCGGCGCTTTGACCGGCCGCTGGAGAGGCTTTATGCCCAGGAAATGAAAAGCTGGACGGAGCAAGGCTTGCTCTGCATTGAAAATGGCTTCCTGCGGCTGACAAAGCGGGGAATCGATGTCAGTAACCGGGTATTTGCCGAATTGATCCGGACGGAGTGA
- a CDS encoding gluconate 5-dehydrogenase (Involved in the nonphosphorylative, ketogenic oxidation of glucose and oxidizes gluconate to 5-ketogluconate), with the protein MDILKSFSLEGKIALITGASYGIGFSIATAYAEAGATIVFNDINQELVDKGLKAYQELGIKAHGYVCNVTDEEAVGRFIQTVEQEVGVIDILVNNAGIIKRIPMTEMSAADWRQVIDIDLTGPFIMAKAVLPAMIKKGSGKIINICSMMSELGRETVSAYAAAKGGLKMLTRNICSEYGAYNIQCNGIGPGYIATPQTAPLREVQPDGSRHPFDNFILSKTPAGRWGNPEDLMGPAVFLASNASDFVNGHILYVDGGILAYIGKQPQ; encoded by the coding sequence ATGGATATTTTAAAGAGTTTTTCATTGGAAGGAAAAATTGCGCTGATTACCGGCGCATCCTACGGCATTGGTTTTTCGATTGCCACTGCTTATGCCGAAGCGGGGGCGACTATTGTTTTTAATGATATCAATCAGGAATTGGTTGATAAAGGTTTGAAGGCTTATCAGGAGCTGGGCATCAAAGCGCATGGCTATGTCTGCAACGTTACTGACGAAGAAGCGGTTGGCCGTTTCATCCAAACCGTGGAGCAGGAAGTTGGCGTCATTGATATTTTGGTGAATAATGCCGGTATCATTAAGCGGATTCCGATGACTGAAATGAGTGCGGCTGATTGGCGGCAGGTGATTGACATTGATTTGACCGGGCCGTTCATTATGGCCAAGGCGGTTTTGCCGGCCATGATTAAAAAAGGCAGCGGCAAAATCATTAATATTTGTTCGATGATGAGCGAACTTGGCCGGGAAACGGTGTCGGCTTATGCGGCGGCTAAGGGCGGCTTGAAGATGCTGACCCGCAACATCTGCTCGGAATACGGTGCATACAACATTCAGTGCAACGGCATTGGACCCGGCTATATTGCTACACCGCAGACTGCGCCGCTCAGAGAAGTGCAGCCGGATGGTTCCCGGCATCCGTTTGACAATTTCATTTTGTCCAAGACACCGGCTGGACGCTGGGGTAATCCGGAAGATTTGATGGGACCGGCAGTCTTTTTGGCATCGAATGCCTCGGATTTTGTCAACGGTCATATTTTATATGTTGACGGCGGTATCTTGGCTTATATCGGCAAGCAGCCGCAATAA
- a CDS encoding rhamnulose-1-phosphate aldolase: protein MKVVDAQFFQEYIAMGLHGDAMGWHERNGGNMTYWLTAAEAAEVSAERNEAGEWRPVGTAVPDLAGEYFLVTGTGKYLHNLAKDPEGCTGIIRLDDKGENYRIVWGFAGGGRPTSELPTHLMNMEVRSRRTGGQNRVIYHAHCTNLIALTFLLPLEDEIFSRELWEMMTECPVIFPEGLGVVEWMVPGGREIAVATSRKMETYNAVIWAHHGLFVSGQDFDSTFGLMHTIEKSAEIWIKVHSGFPGKRQTIPVEGFRALARDFQIVLNEKVLYDKTGTAVNFDQRI, encoded by the coding sequence ATGAAAGTAGTAGATGCTCAATTTTTTCAGGAATATATTGCCATGGGGCTGCATGGCGATGCCATGGGCTGGCATGAACGGAACGGCGGCAATATGACATATTGGCTGACGGCCGCCGAGGCTGCCGAGGTCAGCGCAGAACGGAACGAAGCTGGCGAGTGGCGGCCTGTTGGCACAGCCGTGCCGGATCTGGCGGGTGAATATTTCTTAGTGACCGGAACCGGTAAATATCTGCATAATCTAGCCAAGGATCCCGAGGGCTGCACCGGTATTATCCGGCTGGATGATAAGGGTGAAAATTATCGGATTGTGTGGGGCTTTGCCGGCGGCGGCCGGCCGACCAGCGAGCTGCCGACCCATTTGATGAATATGGAAGTCAGAAGCCGCCGGACCGGCGGTCAGAACCGAGTGATTTATCACGCTCACTGCACCAATTTGATTGCGCTGACTTTTCTGCTGCCCTTAGAAGATGAGATTTTCAGCCGGGAGTTGTGGGAGATGATGACGGAATGTCCGGTTATTTTCCCGGAGGGCTTAGGGGTAGTTGAGTGGATGGTGCCGGGTGGACGTGAGATTGCGGTTGCGACCAGCCGGAAAATGGAAACCTACAACGCGGTTATCTGGGCGCATCACGGATTGTTTGTCAGCGGTCAGGACTTTGATTCGACCTTTGGCCTGATGCATACGATTGAAAAGAGCGCCGAAATATGGATTAAAGTACACAGCGGTTTTCCCGGCAAAAGGCAAACCATTCCGGTAGAAGGTTTCCGCGCACTGGCCAGGGATTTTCAGATTGTGCTGAACGAAAAGGTTTTGTATGACAAGACGGGAACGGCGGTTAATTTTGACCAGAGAATTTAA
- a CDS encoding L-rhamnose isomerase, producing the protein MDRIKEFYQGAKEEYAKIGVDTDEALRRLAEVKISMHCWQGDDVAGFDRKGALSGGIQTTGNYPGKPRTPEELMQDMDQALSLIPGKHKLNLHANYAIFNEGEWVDRDRLEPKHFAKWVEFAKARGLGLDFNPTLFSHPKAQANGTLTSVDEEIRQFWIRHCQACIRISEYFANEIGQPCVMNIWIPDGLKDVPADRLGPRRRYKESLDQILAIPYDKSKVFVTLESKVFGIGLESYTAGSAEFCLNYVNAAGITPLMDNGHYHPTEWVSDKVSSMLLFHQNLALHITRPVRWDSDHVVLFDDETREILKEIVANDALGRVFLATDFFDASINRVGAWVTGLRNVQKALLYALLVPHSRLKALQDEGRMGELMACQEEQKTMPFGLVWNYFLQTHGVAQADWYEQIKQYEAEVLQKRQ; encoded by the coding sequence ATGGACAGAATAAAGGAATTTTATCAAGGAGCCAAAGAAGAATACGCGAAGATAGGAGTAGATACCGACGAGGCATTGCGCCGGCTGGCGGAAGTTAAGATCAGTATGCACTGCTGGCAGGGAGATGATGTCGCCGGCTTTGATCGGAAGGGAGCGCTCAGCGGCGGTATTCAAACAACCGGCAATTATCCCGGCAAACCCCGGACGCCGGAAGAACTGATGCAGGATATGGATCAGGCTCTGTCATTGATTCCGGGTAAGCATAAGCTTAATCTGCATGCCAATTATGCGATTTTTAACGAGGGCGAATGGGTTGACCGGGATCGGCTGGAACCGAAGCATTTTGCCAAATGGGTTGAGTTTGCCAAAGCCAGAGGGCTGGGGCTGGATTTTAACCCGACTTTGTTTTCACACCCCAAAGCACAGGCCAACGGCACTTTAACCTCGGTCGATGAGGAGATCCGTCAGTTCTGGATTCGGCATTGTCAGGCCTGTATCCGGATTTCGGAATATTTTGCCAATGAGATCGGCCAGCCCTGTGTTATGAATATTTGGATTCCGGACGGCTTAAAGGATGTTCCGGCTGACCGGCTGGGGCCGCGCCGGCGCTATAAAGAATCGCTGGATCAGATTTTGGCGATTCCCTATGATAAGTCCAAGGTTTTTGTCACGCTGGAGTCCAAGGTCTTTGGGATCGGGCTGGAGTCTTATACTGCCGGTTCGGCTGAGTTTTGCCTGAATTATGTCAATGCCGCGGGGATTACGCCGCTGATGGATAACGGTCATTATCATCCGACCGAATGGGTATCGGATAAGGTCAGCAGCATGCTGCTGTTTCATCAGAATCTGGCACTGCATATTACCCGGCCGGTTCGCTGGGACAGCGATCATGTGGTGCTGTTTGATGATGAAACCAGAGAGATTTTGAAGGAAATCGTGGCCAATGACGCGCTGGGCAGAGTGTTTCTGGCCACCGATTTCTTTGATGCCAGCATTAACCGGGTCGGCGCTTGGGTAACGGGTCTGCGCAATGTCCAAAAGGCGCTGCTTTATGCGCTGCTGGTTCCGCACAGCCGCTTAAAAGCCCTTCAGGACGAAGGACGGATGGGTGAATTAATGGCTTGTCAGGAAGAGCAAAAGACCATGCCGTTTGGTTTGGTTTGGAATTATTTCCTCCAGACGCACGGTGTTGCGCAGGCTGATTGGTATGAGCAAATTAAGCAATATGAAGCAGAAGTGCTGCAAAAGCGGCAATAG
- a CDS encoding rhamnulokinase, translated as MAVKYYLGIDIGASSGRHVLGYKENGELVMEEVYRFPNQIQNRGGRDCWDIEALFAHVVEGIRRCAGQQKLPCSLSIDTWGCDFVLLDEQERRVGDCVSYRDSRVDGMPEKAFQILAKEKVYQKTGIQFQKFNTLYQLLALQAMQPEELAAAAHFLMIPDYLHYRLTGRITNEYTNASTTQMVNAAGQVWDEDILAAFGLPRRIFKGFTPVGEVIGGLTEEVKKAAGLEPGQDILVLEGATHDTASAFAGARKKEGLILSSGTWSLLGKIVNTPVVTEMAQKYNFTNEGYPGGRYRLLKNIMGLWMIQEVRRGYENRYSFAQLAEMAGQCKQKPPLVDVNDDRFLHPDSMIEAIRQYCRESGQTVPETAAEIANTVYHSLAFSYKKAVGELESITGETYAAINIVGGGCRNEYLNRLTAQCTGKEIVTGPDEATVAGNILLQIKAQEEN; from the coding sequence ATGGCGGTTAAATATTATTTGGGGATTGATATCGGGGCCAGCAGCGGCCGGCATGTTTTGGGGTATAAGGAAAATGGAGAACTGGTCATGGAGGAAGTTTACCGTTTTCCCAATCAAATCCAAAACCGTGGCGGCCGGGACTGCTGGGATATAGAAGCACTGTTTGCGCATGTGGTTGAGGGTATCAGGCGCTGCGCCGGGCAGCAAAAGCTGCCGTGTTCCCTGTCGATTGATACCTGGGGCTGTGACTTTGTGCTGTTGGATGAACAGGAGAGGCGCGTGGGCGACTGTGTCAGTTACCGGGACAGCCGGGTGGACGGGATGCCGGAAAAAGCATTTCAAATTTTAGCCAAAGAAAAAGTTTATCAAAAAACCGGCATTCAATTTCAAAAGTTTAATACCCTGTACCAGCTGCTGGCCTTGCAGGCTATGCAGCCGGAGGAGTTGGCAGCGGCCGCGCATTTTTTGATGATTCCGGATTATCTGCATTATCGCTTGACCGGACGGATTACCAATGAATATACCAATGCGTCCACAACGCAAATGGTCAATGCCGCCGGGCAGGTCTGGGACGAGGATATTCTGGCTGCCTTTGGTCTGCCGCGCCGGATTTTTAAAGGCTTTACGCCGGTGGGCGAAGTCATTGGCGGTTTGACCGAAGAAGTGAAAAAAGCAGCCGGACTGGAGCCGGGGCAGGATATTTTGGTGCTTGAGGGAGCAACGCATGACACGGCCAGTGCTTTTGCCGGGGCGAGGAAGAAAGAGGGTTTAATCTTATCAAGCGGTACCTGGAGCCTTTTGGGAAAAATTGTCAACACGCCGGTCGTGACCGAGATGGCGCAAAAATACAACTTTACCAACGAAGGTTATCCCGGCGGCCGCTATCGCCTTTTGAAAAATATTATGGGCTTATGGATGATTCAGGAGGTGCGGCGCGGCTATGAAAACCGGTACAGCTTTGCACAGCTGGCAGAAATGGCCGGTCAATGCAAACAAAAGCCGCCGCTGGTGGATGTCAATGATGACCGTTTTCTGCATCCGGACAGTATGATTGAAGCAATCCGTCAGTATTGCCGGGAAAGCGGGCAGACAGTACCGGAGACGGCAGCCGAGATAGCGAACACGGTTTATCACTCGCTCGCTTTTTCCTATAAAAAAGCAGTCGGGGAGTTAGAGAGCATTACCGGCGAAACATATGCGGCGATCAATATCGTCGGCGGCGGCTGCCGCAACGAATATCTGAACCGGCTGACGGCACAGTGTACCGGTAAGGAGATTGTTACCGGGCCGGACGAAGCGACCGTGGCCGGGAATATCCTTTTGCAGATCAAAGCGCAGGAGGAGAACTGA
- a CDS encoding AraC family transcriptional regulator → MKKEILKKIYAHTEEETEILQGRTVIDRRLYTDDAAFVIDLDKFLLPGQLISVRKHTRFIDFPLHTHNYVELLYVYHGSMTQVIAGREITMKEGELMVLDQAISHEIKAAGEEDIVINFIIRPEFFRYLFSLAEMEDNAIFRFIMNAMYTGGARGEYLYYKVSGQGAVKTDMDKIITELYQPDIASGISLQFLVGLLLIKLIRHSENIEVYSADNYEKKLSVEVLKYIAAHYKDGSLAAVSRQLNQPDYRISRIVKKYTGHTFLQLVQQSRLNQAAELLRHTDLTIAEIMQQVGYENITFFYKLFKEKYQQTPRAYRQNRIK, encoded by the coding sequence ATGAAAAAAGAAATCTTAAAAAAAATATATGCTCACACCGAAGAAGAAACCGAAATCCTGCAGGGGCGGACAGTCATTGACCGGCGGCTTTATACCGATGATGCGGCTTTTGTGATTGACCTGGATAAGTTTTTGCTGCCCGGGCAGCTGATCAGTGTCCGCAAGCACACCCGCTTTATTGATTTTCCGCTGCATACTCATAATTATGTTGAGCTCCTTTATGTTTACCACGGCAGCATGACACAGGTGATTGCCGGCCGGGAAATTACCATGAAGGAAGGCGAACTGATGGTACTGGATCAGGCCATTTCCCATGAAATCAAGGCGGCGGGTGAAGAGGATATCGTTATCAATTTTATTATCCGGCCGGAGTTTTTCCGCTATCTTTTCTCTTTGGCGGAAATGGAAGACAACGCCATCTTTCGCTTTATCATGAATGCCATGTATACCGGCGGAGCCAGGGGAGAATATCTGTACTACAAAGTTTCCGGTCAGGGCGCGGTGAAAACGGATATGGATAAAATCATTACCGAGCTTTATCAACCGGATATCGCCAGTGGCATATCCCTTCAGTTTTTGGTCGGACTCCTGCTGATTAAGCTGATTCGGCATTCCGAGAACATTGAGGTTTATTCGGCTGATAATTATGAAAAAAAATTAAGCGTCGAAGTGCTCAAATACATTGCTGCCCATTATAAGGACGGAAGTTTGGCGGCGGTCAGCCGACAGTTGAACCAGCCGGATTACCGGATCAGCCGAATTGTTAAAAAATATACGGGGCATACCTTTTTGCAGTTAGTGCAGCAAAGCCGGCTGAATCAGGCGGCGGAGCTTTTGCGCCATACCGATTTAACAATCGCCGAAATTATGCAGCAGGTCGGCTATGAAAATATCACTTTTTTTTACAAGCTGTTTAAGGAAAAATATCAGCAAACGCCAAGAGCCTATCGCCAGAATCGGATAAAGTAG
- a CDS encoding 50S ribosomal protein L1, producing the protein MKQGKRYAEALKKVDRANLYDPFEAVKLVTETASAKFDETVEAHIKLGVDGRHADQQVRGAVVLPHGTGKTVRVLVFAKGDNAKKAEEAGADHVGAEELVPKIEKEGWLDFDIVVATPDMMAVVGRLGRVLGPKGLMPNPKAGTVTNDVVRAIEEIKAGKIEYRLDKTNIIHVPMGKASFGPEKLEDNFRALVQAIIKAKPAAAKGKYLRSVTVASTMGPGVRVNPDKFDAQSKK; encoded by the coding sequence ATGAAACAAGGAAAAAGATATGCAGAGGCGTTGAAAAAAGTTGATAGAGCCAATCTGTATGATCCATTTGAAGCTGTAAAGTTAGTAACCGAAACAGCCAGCGCAAAGTTCGATGAAACAGTCGAAGCCCATATTAAACTGGGTGTTGACGGTCGTCACGCCGATCAGCAGGTGCGCGGTGCGGTTGTTCTGCCGCACGGAACCGGTAAAACGGTTCGTGTTCTGGTCTTTGCCAAGGGCGATAATGCCAAAAAGGCAGAGGAGGCCGGAGCCGATCATGTCGGCGCAGAGGAATTAGTGCCGAAGATTGAAAAAGAGGGCTGGTTGGATTTTGATATCGTCGTGGCTACTCCCGATATGATGGCGGTAGTTGGCCGTCTTGGCCGGGTGCTTGGCCCGAAGGGTCTCATGCCGAATCCGAAGGCCGGTACGGTTACCAATGATGTTGTTAGAGCAATTGAAGAAATCAAAGCTGGTAAGATTGAATATCGCTTGGATAAAACCAATATTATTCATGTTCCGATGGGCAAAGCTTCGTTTGGCCCGGAAAAACTGGAAGACAACTTCCGCGCTTTAGTGCAGGCCATTATTAAGGCAAAACCGGCGGCAGCCAAAGGAAAATACCTGCGGTCCGTCACCGTCGCTTCGACGATGGGCCCCGGCGTCAGGGTAAACCCGGACAAGTTTGATGCGCAAAGCAAGAAATGA
- the rplK gene encoding 50S ribosomal protein L11, whose product MAKKVTGMIKLQIPAGKATPAPPVGPALGQHGVNIMQFTKEFNAKTADQAGMIIPVVITVYGDRSFSFITKTPPAAVLLKKACKIESGSAVPQKDKVAKIKRAEVQKIAELKMPDLNAATVESAASMIAGTARSMGIVVED is encoded by the coding sequence ATGGCAAAAAAAGTTACGGGTATGATTAAATTGCAGATCCCAGCCGGTAAAGCAACCCCGGCACCGCCAGTTGGCCCGGCACTTGGTCAACATGGTGTAAACATTATGCAATTCACAAAAGAATTTAATGCGAAAACGGCAGACCAGGCCGGAATGATTATTCCGGTTGTCATCACGGTCTATGGCGACAGAAGCTTCAGCTTTATCACCAAAACCCCGCCGGCTGCAGTATTATTGAAGAAAGCATGTAAGATCGAATCCGGTTCGGCAGTTCCGCAGAAAGACAAGGTCGCTAAGATCAAGAGAGCGGAAGTGCAAAAGATTGCCGAACTCAAGATGCCTGACCTGAATGCGGCAACGGTTGAATCGGCAGCCAGCATGATTGCCGGAACCGCTCGCAGTATGGGAATTGTTGTAGAAGACTAA
- the nusG gene encoding transcription termination/antitermination factor NusG, with the protein MVEEAKWYVIHTYSGYENKVKANIEKMIENRKLNDQIQEVIVPMHHVLESKNGIKKDVEKKLFPGYVLVKMFMNDETWYIIRNTRGVTGFVGPGSKPVPLTEKEIHAMGIDLTVVEWNVKAGDTISVAAGPFEGYVGVVSEINEHKHTVIVNLSIFGRETPVELEYEKINII; encoded by the coding sequence ATGGTTGAAGAGGCAAAGTGGTATGTTATTCATACGTATTCGGGATATGAAAACAAGGTCAAGGCCAATATTGAAAAGATGATCGAAAATCGTAAGCTGAATGATCAAATTCAGGAAGTAATCGTGCCGATGCATCATGTTTTGGAGTCAAAGAACGGAATTAAGAAAGATGTTGAAAAAAAACTTTTTCCGGGATATGTCCTTGTTAAAATGTTCATGAACGATGAAACCTGGTATATTATCCGCAATACCCGTGGAGTAACGGGCTTTGTCGGGCCGGGCAGCAAGCCGGTTCCGCTGACGGAAAAAGAAATTCACGCGATGGGCATTGATTTGACCGTGGTGGAATGGAATGTCAAAGCCGGTGACACGATTTCCGTGGCAGCCGGGCCGTTTGAGGGTTATGTCGGCGTAGTTAGCGAGATTAACGAGCATAAGCATACGGTTATTGTCAATTTATCCATTTTTGGTAGAGAAACACCGGTTGAATTGGAATACGAAAAAATCAATATTATCTAA
- the secE gene encoding preprotein translocase subunit SecE: MGWAGGQEMSETPKIGFFKEMKGEFGKIVWPSRQTTVKSVLTVLGVTAILGAILAGLDAGFQYLILNLLLGK, encoded by the coding sequence ATGGGATGGGCAGGAGGACAAGAGATGTCAGAAACACCAAAAATCGGTTTTTTCAAAGAGATGAAAGGCGAGTTCGGCAAGATAGTTTGGCCAAGCCGGCAAACCACGGTTAAAAGCGTATTGACGGTTTTGGGCGTGACGGCCATTTTGGGCGCTATTTTGGCGGGGCTGGACGCAGGATTCCAATATCTGATTTTAAATTTACTTTTAGGAAAATAG
- the rpmG gene encoding 50S ribosomal protein L33: MRTKITLECTECKNRNYNMTKDKKEHPERMETKKYCRFCRKHTMHKETK; the protein is encoded by the coding sequence GTGCGGACAAAGATAACATTGGAATGTACGGAATGCAAAAATCGCAATTACAACATGACCAAGGACAAAAAAGAACATCCTGAGCGGATGGAAACGAAGAAGTATTGCAGATTTTGCCGGAAGCACACCATGCACAAAGAAACAAAATAA